Below is a genomic region from Oscarella lobularis chromosome 14, ooOscLobu1.1, whole genome shotgun sequence.
AATACAATTTTGATCATCATGAGAGTTTTGATTCGACGCTGATTCTgcctgtctgtctgtctgtctctTTTGGTGATGAAATGTAAGAGTCTCTTAGTTCGTACGTACTACATATTGACGTCTGTCCGAACTTTGCTTTAATCTTTTTACATCCCTCGTGGTTCTTCTGACGACCCTTGCTTGTCGAAAACCCAAAACGTGAGCTCAAAGCGGAGAATTTTGTTCAGTTGATGCGCGCTTTAACATCAAAATGGCGGCGAGAgtaaaacgaagaaacgccgCAGCTGGAGCAGAAATGAGATTCCCGAAGAGCCGTTCGATTGCCTGGTGGCACAGCTATGTATCCGATCTCCGATATCGACAAGATGCAAAGTAAGCGGGGCCTCTTTCGGGGATCTTCGTGACCCTCACGCAATCGGCTCACGCAATTGTCTACCAAATAGAGAGAAGACTTCACAGAGGACGAATTAAGCCAAATTCTTTAGGTGAGGCAATCGGAGTCACACACTGCATCGCgagaatttctcttttttttgcgctCTCgcaattaatttattagcCACTACAAGTGCACGAGAGCTTCAATGATTCTACAACATATCGTTgagcagacgaagaaaaatacCATATCCATACTACACATCTAAATTAAGAACAAAAATGTCATTATCATCAGCCGAAAAATAGTCCACGTTCACTAATCAGATGATTTCACGTGCACGTTGGATTATGTGGGTAAGGCTTATCGATTTCCTTGGTAGTGACGCTTCCATTGCTGAAGTACCATTGAGCAAAGGCGTCATGTGCAGACGTCCCATTCACCGTAACTTGACTCCACCACGACGTATCCAGACTTTGACAGTGAACCAGACACGAATCGATAAATAGTCCGCTCGTTGGGTTATCAATAGCTGGACTCAAAGCTTTAAGATAGGTCGGTCTCCACGCATTAAAGTGCTTCATTTGCCTGGCATTGCAATTCGGCGGACGACAACCCAATTCCAATATATAATCAAGTTGCCACGTGTCGTATTGAGAATTGAAAACAAATAGGGGGGTTTTGAGGTACTCATAGGCGTACTGGCCCATAAAGCATTGCCACTTGTCGTCTTCCGCTTTCGCCTCAACGCAAGCCTGATTTAATCCCGTACTCACGTTATGCATGTGATAAACGTAGTTGTATTGAGCAGGCCATTCGAACTGTCCCTTTATATTCGCTGCGTTGATAAAGTAACCAGCGTCAGGGAGCCCGTGTACAGGTATATTGGCCGGTACGAGTGATCGAAATACGTCCAAGTGTATATATGTACTCTCACCACCGGCCGAACATCCGGTCAATATGGCAGCGTCCGCCTTTTCGAGTCCATTTTTGAGCAAGTGTTCGAAAACGTTTACGAGGATACGATATCCTCGAAAATAAAGTTTCTTTCCGTACACTACAACGGGGTCGTCTTTGTTACCCGAATAAGTCGCGCCGTCGCAATACTTGATAAAGATAACGGTCCAGTTAGCGAATTTAGGGTTTAGTTTTggatcgtcgtcaaggaaaCCCGAGAGGCTCTCCGTCGGCCCATAAGATGTTGAAGATCCGAGTGGCGTATTACTGCGGTCGTAGCAGTCTGCGTTGTTTGGACACCAGCCTCCTCCTTCCATGTGGATTATCCACTTGTTGGAGTCCGATCCCGTTCCGTTGCCGCGATAGTAAGCCGGCGGAGAACCGTCTAGGCAGACGGCTCCCGAGTCGACCGCATCTCGAAGCATGAATAGTTTTGTGACGCGTGTTGCGTCGAGTTTCGGGATGACCGTGAGTAGAAGGAGACCGAAGTAGAAACGCATGATCTCGAGCACTTAGTGGAATGCGTTTCTCGCGTGACCTCGTGTGACCAGAATATCCATCATCGTCTATAGCAAGACACGTTGCTATAGATCGTGCACACTATTAATAAAATTGAGAACGTTGTTAAAGAGATAATTAGCACTTCCACTAGCGTGGATTTTAGCGTCTggtaatattattattattattataccTAATTGAACTAAGTTCAATGAGCTTATAATTAATAAGATACTTTACCACGTACGCTGAAACACTGTAGCCTACATATCTCTGCTGTTTAGGTTTCTGATGACGTGTACGTATGACGTCTGAAGTCTGATCACGTGAACGTTATGCTGATCCTTCCCGCGTCTTATGTCCATGTGACTGTAGGTATTTTACATCAATGGCACGTGCCGAACTCGTGCCTGCGATCCTGTTGGTCGTTCAGTTAGCCCCATCGATCGGGCAGTTGCCTCACCGAACGCTTCGCACACAACGCGCCTTCGATCGCAGGGCGCCGTTGAAGTTCGCACGATGCCCGCTCGATCTTTCGCGCTCTCGAAGAAGTGcgacaaagaaaagcgacTAGGCGCCAATGGTTAGCGCTCATAGGCGAATTCGGGTCGTTTTCGCCCGAAAAACTCTTCCATTAGCAGCTACGTCGAACGCTCGATCGTTGCTCGTGTCATCGCTGCTGAAAGCCTTGCTCGCGCTGCATTCTGAAGGCTCTAAAGCGACGCAATGGAAGAGGGGCTCCCTTCGCGATCGCACAAAGTCTTTCGCTGAGAGGCGCTGCTTGTCAAACGAAAGATATTTGGAAGCGTAAACGTTTGCATTACGCACAGCGTCGGGAAAATATTAGTTGTTTTTGtgaaaggggcccctttttaggatcatttttttttcgacgtccatTTGGTGTAAACTGTGGGCAGCAAAGCGATTCTGGAAGCTTCGAAAATTTATGTCATTTATTTCTAGGTTTTATTTGTCAAATAAGCCACGTGGCGACCGCGCCCACAGTATATGTTATCAAAAAGACCGCGCCCACCATGTAGGTGTGGTGAGAATCTTCCATGATCCATATCATCATTAGCATCATGAAACTGCTAATCTAATTTAGAAACACAGCCGTCATTCATATCttcaaattattttcatttttgtccattttcattttcatttacAGTCCATTTTCGTCACCTTCAATTCCTACTCAGACCACTCATTAGACCATTCATTAGTTTTCATAGAGACTTAGTGTTTAGGTAGGAGGATAGAGGGgtataataaataatgataCTTAAGTAGTGTTACATACGGATTATCTTTATGTACCTATAATTTTAGCTCGCATTTTAGTTTTGTAACGTATTTGCTTCGGCAGGTGCACCGGAGGGATCGTCGCAAGGGGCCAacggaagatgacgaagacgacacaCATATacgaggtatctgtatgcTACCCTCATGTTTTCCTttggctttcttttccttgagaTTTAGGTGGACATTCGACGTCTCAACAGGgaagaggagacgaagacTTTTTCAAAGACCcagaggtatctgtatggagTAAACACGGTTTCCCTTACTGGCTCTTGTTTAAGTTTTAGGACGAACTGAAGACCAACGGACAATCGACTCCGGTaagtggaagaagaagaagaaacgaggtatctgtatAGAGTCTTTAGATTATTTTTTGCTTGCTCTGTTTTTAGTCGTAGATTCGCTAGATGAGGACGACGTCTCGGATGGATGAGAGGACGAAGTCGGACTCAATGATCGAGGTACATTTTAGGTATGCTCACGTGaccttttctatttctttagGTGCGTGGCAGGACGCCTAATAGGGATGAAGAGTCGTCGCAAATCGGCTAAGGGTTTTCTGTATTGCCTGTTATATTTTTtatgacgtttctttttattcTTAGGCACTCTTTTTACTGATGAAGATTCGTCCCGTTGCAAGTGGCATCGGATCGAGTAGTGGTATCTGTAGATTTTATTAGCGTGTTCGCCTTTTTGGCTTTTCGATATGTAGGTCATTTTCGCTGCAAGACGAAAGGCCGACCAATCTTCAGAGGACAACGGATCGCAGTCTAAGATCTACCCCTTACTATTTTAAAATGTTCCAATATTCTTATTTtaagaagaagacgccgcCCTCACCCgtctgtcgccgtcgccttccGCCTTCGCCGCCCACCGGCCCGCCCGCCCGGGCCCgtcagtcgtcgtcgtcgccgtcatcgctGTCGCCTCATTTCCCAAGTCTGACATCCTAGAATCAAGGTAATACAgactttaattattatttaattagcgGTATATTACGTAGTAAATAtttaaatattattttattagctAAGGCAGCTAGGTAGTAGGAACTAGCTAGCCACCCATCATGGCACCACCACCACTACCATTATTACCACCCTTACCGCCACAATTACCGCCACAATTACCCCCACCAGTACCACCACCATTACCACCACCATTGCCACTACTATTACGGCCAATCCTGTCGAACACGTGCTCGCGTGCTGGTTGTGATGTTACGTAAGTGACGTAAACGTTTTGTCAACGATCTCTACAAGTCGCGATCGAAGCGCTATGCAGAAAGCTCAATTAAGCGCATTCGGTCGAGAACGCTTTTCGACATCATGCATGCGGACGCGACGATCTAACTCGATAATCGCGTCACTAGTGGGACAATATTCGATGCAGCGAGCAACAGCCGCACCTAGTTAATTGAGAGTCGAGAAGGACGCTCGCTCACATGGCTTAAGCGCAATCAATCGCGGATGGACTTCTTCATGCTTAAAATTCAGCAATTACAGTATAAACTCACACGTGATACTTTGAGTCCTTATCCGGGTAATGCTCATTTTTATAGCTGTCGCGGCTCAGCGAGTAGCCCTAACCTCggcaaattgaaaatgaaatgaGGAGTTTGATAACAATGAAGTTCCGAAACTCACGTGACGTTCTTGAAGGAGAGTTATGCTATACGCAACGGAAGTGATGACATCGCCGACTATTATATAGAAGATGGCTACGAGAAGAAATGCTGGAAACTGGACGAATATGCGCTGAGAGTAACACCGTCTGTCATTCGAGTGGCCTTCGTTAAATTCAACTGATCTTCATTACGTATACGTACGTCATTTATATAACTGTCAtgctttttgattttttgcttaGTCGAAAAGTGAAGCCTTTTCTAGAGTAGTATTGGGGCTGAAGCATTTATCATCAATTAGGAATCCCATGgtgaattattgattattttacCTAGCGCATCTACGACTGTTCAGTCATTTGAGTTGAGTTAAATGAAAGTATATATTCGATTGCATTTAGGCCGCAGAGTATTATTGAAAGATCTATTTACGGCGTCTTCCCAAACCAATAGACAGTAGCTAGCGCCTTTTCAGCCTATGTAGTTTTGAGGATGTAAAAATGCTTCATTATTTCACGACAAAAGAGCACGACCCTCGAGCCTTCAAAAGACATTGAGTctagcgattttttttcgggCCTAcattaataaaatattattgGCACAAGCTACATAAGTacgaaaaaacaatttttccGGCGCCGTTCACGACATCGTcctggagaagaaaaaggtccACTGCCGCAGACAGACGAAATTCTACCAAGAAACAGAAGTGATGCTGAATGTACCAAAAAATCGCTTACTGCTGCTCGTCGAGCTGCTCTCTGGCATTCAATGTCTTGGAAAACCATTTCTGAGAAGAAATTTAGTTTCAAGGCTTCGCTGAAATCATTTCTTACGCTTTGTCGCCCCATTTGACGCCACTGCGTTATGCAAACACGTCGAAAGGCTTTATAGCGATGAGAGAGTCACACAAATGTTGAGCGTTTGAAAGCTTGAAGCCATCTGAAGAGCCAATAACCGGGAAAAGTCTAATACAATCGTCACCCTCCATCTTGAATCTTAGCGTGCTCGTCTCCAATCTCTTAACTCGAATGTTATGCATTCTGGACGGTCGTTCAAGTCTTCGCGACCAAAGATAGATCGAAAGGAgctgaaatcgtcgtccaagCGCCTCGTACAGTGCGTCGCGATCCGCGTCCGCATTCCAAGCAAAACGCAGGTGAGCGTTCGAACGCGTTCCTCTCCATTCCCACGGCGTAATTGGGCTCTTTCTATCGACTGTGCCTCCCAGAACTGAAATTACACGAAGCTACGGCTCTATATCGCGAATCCTATATTTCTAAGATTCGATCGAGTTCGATCGCTACGTTCTTTTCGGAAAGGGGACTCGATCGAATGCGTCTGAACGTTATGGGTCGCGTTTCCAGGGGCCGCAGCGAGTAAAAGTCTCGTGGCCCGGGTGATACGGAATCCtgaaaggggcctcacctaTTTTCATCATTTCAACAACGACTGACACAAACATCGACGTCACTGTTATTAATATAATATTGACGCCATCAAGACACAGAGAGTTTGCGCATGATGGCATTCTGGCGTAGTTGAAGAATACCTTAGATATAGGAAAGCAACGATAATCATCGCTATAATCGACATCCTCGACTCTGTTGATTTAGGAAGTGGATCTGTTGCTTATTGCGGGCGCTCGgtcgaagaacgagaacgcaTGACATTGCTCATGACCGAGTGACGAGAAATTAGCTCATCTTCTCAAAATTGGTTATTATGCGCAAGTCGTCTATGTCAgcagttttttcttcacaaACAATAAATCAGTACAGCTGCATTTATTTTAAGGCGACAGCACGCAAAGAGCTCATTAGGCGAAAGCTCCTGTCGTCTCAAGTATTTTACATCAATGGCACGTGCCAAACTCGTCCCTGCGATCTTACCACGGGCATTTGCCTCACCGAACGCCTTCACACACAACGCGCCTAGCTCTCTTTAGGCTAGAAGCAAATAGCGGTAACGGTCCACCTGAAAATACAAGGCATCGTTTACGTTCACCTCTGTCTATCACTATTAGATGAGCTGCATTGTAGCTGCTTGCCGGTTACGCCTACTTTAATTCGATAATCCATTGTGTTGGCTCTCCAGGCCAGGCCCCGCCCCGCACGCGTACGGGACTCCAAACATGGCCGACTCGGAAGAGCAGAAACTGGTCTTTTGCCTCGCAAAAGCCATCGCCGAGTCGCGTGTGACTCTCAAGGCGTCGAAAATACGAGCCGCTCTCGTGCAGCGGTATTCTCCACCGAATCCAGCAAATTGTCTTCCATATCGCTGTTGCGACACTTGTTTAGCCGGTGGTCGGGACAAAGGGGCTCTTCGCGAGAACGAGCTTGCCAAGTTCGTATTTTTCAATCGGCTGTAGCCGAATTACAAAGCAGAGGAAGCCACCTTCCCAAAATCGGCACGTCGAGTTTGTTTGCTATCTTTTGCAAAATATTTTACTTCTATATATTTGCgtagatgacgatgatgcaGAAGTCGATGCTCTTTTCCATCGTCTAATGAAAACTGACTATCCACCGGGTTTTGAAATTAACGAGACTCCAGGTCCTAATTAGACGGTTTTCAGGAAATCAAGTCTTCTGGTTtgtctatttatttttttgctgtctttAGACGCGACGCTTCCTTCGCTTGACACTGCGCTGTGTCAACGTACACTTCAAAAGATATTATTTTATAATAGGAGTCACCGTGAAGTGCTTGAAGATCTCGTATCTTCTTTGGCGTTTTTGGGAAGTGAAGAGGAAAGGCTGGCATCTTTGCCTTATATGGTCataagaaaagaagcggcgtgtccttctctttctattgAGAGTACGTTCTCCTCAGATGATTACGTCACTAGGAGTCTTTTTCTGTGAATTAGTAATGACAATACTACGTGAAATTCTTGTGTTAGCTCGAGCTAACCTCGACAAGTTAGAGGCAAGGAAGAACGCGAAAGCCCTAACTCTTTCACAAGGTACTTTCTAAAAATGCGTCTTCTCTACCCGCTTTGGCTATAGGGATTGCAGGGACGTTaatgttcttttctgttttttagAGCGTACGCTCTCACCTGATTATATCACTTGCACACTATTGattctcttttctgtttaGTGACATTCACATTACTAGCTGAAATTCTTGTGAAAGCTCGTTATAACCTCGACCGGTTACACAAAATGGCGTCTGTGGCGTCAAACAACGCAAAAGCAAAGCCTTCGGCGCAAAGTAAGCTCTTGGCACTCCATAAACGTGACTTCTTTTACTGTTTTTTGCTAGTTTCCGATCATTACGAAGAATTGCTGTGTAAATTTGCCTTCAATGAAGTAGGACTGTACTGGAAGCGGTTGGGCGTCTTTCTTGGCTTTCCGTTGAGGGACCTAAATGTAATCGAACAGTACTGCTTGACGCATCGATTAGATGTGGGCGATATGGCTTGGTCCATGCTCGACAAATACCGCAATGATAAAGGCAAAGATCAAGCGTCGGTTGCAACGCTTCGAGCTCGTTTGAAGGATGTTCGAAGTGCCACCGTCAAAAGCGACGCAGACGTGACTCCAAGTACTGGTATTGATGACAATTAGCTGTCAAGGTGCATCTATATAATAATCTTCttagatttttctttctttgaaacCGATCGGCTGTATGGTAGAGAAAGTGAAATGAGAAACATTGAAGTATTCTTTTGGGGAGAAGTGGCTTCAACAGAATACCCTGTTTTACCTATTACGACTCGCACAATTCAAGTACAGAGCGCTTTCTCATCGTGCGCTTTCATTTACGCggttttttccttttgtGCGTCAGATTATCGCCGGCTCAGGGGGTGTTGGTAAGACGCTGTTAGCAAAGACGTACGTCGCCCTCCATAGAAAAGCCTATAGCGGCGGCGTGTTCAACTTCAACTGCGAAACTTACGCTTCACTTCTTGTgtcccttagaatgaatGTACGTGCGTACGCTTTCTATTGGCCTTACGTCATGAAGTGTTCCAATTCTTTTAGCTTTTAGCTATTCAAGCGATGGAGAGTGCATCGATGGAGAACCAAGGGTATACCGCACTTTCGGAAAagttatttctttttttcaagttACTGAAAAGTCGCCAACGATGTCTGATTCTATTTGACAATGCTGACGAATTAGAGCTTTTGAGAGTGTGCCTGCCGAATCGTGCTATTTCCTGCCACGTTCTCATCACGACTCGAAGCGTCAAGACACAGGAATTGTGCGCTGAGCCGAACGTGAGACTGACGAAGTTGGAGACGTTGAAAGGGGATAGCGCCGTCTTGGCGTTGCTCGGTTGGGCAGGCAAAACTCGTGAAGAATTTAGACAGAtgagagaggaggagaaagtaTGCGTTCGAAAGCTTGCATTGGATCCTCCGGT
It encodes:
- the LOC136195437 gene encoding uncharacterized protein, whose protein sequence is MRFYFGLLLLTVIPKLDATRVTKLFMLRDAVDSGAVCLDGSPPAYYRGNGTGSDSNKWIIHMEGGGWCPNNADCYDRSNTPLGSSTSYGPTESLSGFLDDDPKLNPKFANWTVIFIKYCDGATYSGNKDDPVVVYGKKLYFRGYRILVNVFEHLLKNGLEKADAAILTGCSAGGESTYIHLDVFRSLVPANIPVHGLPDAGYFINAANIKGQFEWPAQYNYVYHMHNVSTGLNQACVEAKAEDDKWQCFMGQYAYEYLKTPLFVFNSQYDTWQLDYILELGCRPPNCNARQMKHFNAWRPTYLKALSPAIDNPTSGLFIDSCLVHCQSLDTSWWSQVTVNGTSAHDAFAQWYFSNGSVTTKEIDKPYPHNPTCT